Genomic segment of Candidatus Binatus sp.:
ACGCCCCCGCCGATGGTGCGCGAGTTGGTTTCGTCGCGAATGACGAAGCGATCGCCGGCGAGCGCGACGACGGGCGAATCGGGAATCAACTGCGCGAGGCCGGCGGATTTCGGCGCGATACTGCCGGCTTCGTCGCGCACCATCACGCGCGCGATCGTCTCGGCGGTCGCGATGAATAGCCGCACCCGGGTGTTGCTCTTGAGCGCGCGCTTGGCGGCGGGGCGAAGCTCGAGCCACGCGTCGAAGCGCGAGGTCGCGAAGTCGAGACGTTCATCGGCGAGCATGTCGCCGCGCGCCAGATCGATTTTCTCGGCACCGGTCAGATTGAGCGCCACGCGCTGGCAAAGGCCAGCGCTTTCGACCGATTCCGAATGCACCTGGATCGAGCGGACGCGCACCTCGTGACCGCCCGGCAGCACGCGCAGTTTTTGTCCGAGCCTGACTTCGGCGCCCATCGCAGTGCCGGTGACGACCACGCCGTGGCCCTTGATCACGAATGCTCGATCGAGCGGCAGGCGAAAGATGCCAGTGGCGCGCCGCGCCTGAAAGCCGTCGAGTTGACGAACGATTTCAGTCCGCAGTTGATCGAGGCCCATCCCCGTGATCGACGAAACCGGAATCACCGGCGCGGCGGCGAGCGTGGTGCCGTCGGCGAGCAACTCGATTTCTTCGCGCACCTCGGTAAGCCGCGCCGAGTCAACGACGTCCGCCTTGGTGATCACGAAGATGCCGCGCCGCGCGCCGAGCAGATGCAGGATGTCGAGATGCTCCTCGCTTTGCGGCATCACGCCGTCGTCGGCGGCGATCGCGAACAGCACCAGATCGATCCCGTGCGCGCCCGCGAGCATGTTGCGGATGAAGCGCTCGTGGCCGGGGACGTCAACGATGCCGGCGCGGGCGCCGTCGGGAAGAGTCAGATACGCGAAGCCCAAGTCGATCGAGATGCCGCGTTCCTTCTCTTCCTTCAGGCGGTCGGTATCCTGGCCGGTGAGCGCCTTGATGAGCGCAGTCTTGCCGTGATCGATGTGACCGGCGGTACCGATGATGGCGTGCGTGACGACAGATGCCATCTATGTTCTGTAGCATGGCGGACGGTTGAAAAAGTAATTTTCAGCTATGCCGAAGATCGAGATCCTTCGACTCCGGCAGCCTTTGCTCAGGATGACGGAGTGGGCGAGATCACTCACTTACAAAAAGTTCACAAACTCTCAGGGTGACGGAAAGAAAAAAGTGAGAGACGGGGGAGTGAGGTGATGTATCGGGCGACGGGCGGCACCCTCACCTACCTCGTCGCTTAAGAGCGACTCGGCGTCCTCTCTCCCGTAACGTAACGGGGGAGGTATTAGGATCCGGGATTCCTCGCTACGCAGTCTCCGCTCGGAATGACACGGGCGTGCGCGCGGAGTAAAAGCACGAGGCGCGCACAGTTGCGGTGCGGTCGCTTGGGTTTCGCCCCAAGCGACCGCAGCAGCCAAGGCATCAGGACATTTGTTTGATGCATATTTCGACGTCGAAGCGGCCGCGGCACCTTGTGAGCGGCAGCATCGGACCAAACATTACGCCATCTGCTTGGTGTACATCGCCATGTCGAAATAGTCGCGCCACGCGCTGATTTTGCCGCCGCTAACCTCGAACACGCCGGTCACCGGGAGCGTGATTTTCTTGGCGCCCAAATCGAACATATCGAGGCGCTCGTTGAAAACCACATTTCCGTTCGAGGCGCATTTCAGAATCTTGAACTCGATCGATTTGGCGCCTGGCAGAAACGTGTTGATGGTGGCGCGGATTGCGGCTTTGCCGCGCGCCGGCTCGGTCGGGATGTTGTGATAGACGGCGTCCTCGGTGAAGAAGCCGAGCAACTCGTCGATGTTCTTGCGCGGCCAGGCATTGCAAAAGTCGGTCACAACTTTTTCAGCATCGGTAGCCATAGCGTGGACTCCTTCGGCGCGCATCGCGCCTATTCGTTGTCGAGGTAAAAGCGATCCTCATCCTTGTTATAGCCGAACAGCTCGGCAAAGCGACCCCAGTTCACGATGGTCGAGAATTGGCGCTCGGGCTTTTCGGTCGGCAGCAGCATCGCGAGATGCTCGAGCACGATTTCCTTGCTGAGCGATCGATCCTCCTGCCCGTGCAGCAATCTAATGAAGTAACTGAACAGTCCGTGCTGCTTCAACCGTTCGCGCACGATGATCTTGCGCTGATTCATGGCGGCGTCAAGGACTGCGCGGCCGAGCGGTTCGAGGACGACGTCGCCGACGGGAGTGGAAACGAAGCCGAGGATCTCGGCGGCCTTCATCACCTTGAGCAAATCACCGAACTTGAAATTGAGGTCGCGCGCGATTTTGTAGCCGTCCTCGCGGCCGCCGCGATCGTCGAGCAATTCGAGCAGGCCGAAGACCCACGTCATGCCGCAATCGGGGACTGGAGTTATCGCAGCCGACGGCATTATCCACGCTCCTCGATCAGCGAGAAGACCTTGTCGGTCCAGAGGTTGAAACTCTCGGCGCGGCGATCGCGCGGGCGCGGCAAATCCACCTTCAAGTCACCGGCGAGGCGGCCAGGTCCCGAGGCGAGCACGATGATGCGATCGGCGAGTTCGATTGCCTCCTCGATAATGTGGGTGACGAGGATGATATTCTTCACCGGCATGTCGGGCGATTGCCAGATGTCGAGCATTTCTTCGCGCAGTGTGATCGCCGTCAGGGCGTCGAGCGCGGAGAACGGTTCGTCCATCAGCAGCACCTTGGGCTCGACTGCGAGCGCGCGCGCGAATCCGACGCGTTGCTTCATCCCGCCGGATAGTTCGCGCGGGTACGCCTCCTCGAATCCGTCGAGGCCGACTTTATCGATATAGATGCTCGCGCGTTTCTCACGCTCCACGAGCGACAATCCCTGCGCTTCGAGTCCGAGTTCGACATTGGCCTTGACCGACAACCACGGCATCAGGGCGAACGACTGGAAGACCAGCGCGCACTCGAGATTGATTCCATCGACCTGCTTGCCCTTGTAGAGCACCTGCCCCGAGGTTTGCGGCACGATGCCGTTGATGATGCGCAGCAGCGTCGATTTGCCGCATCCAGACGGACCGACGATCGCGATGAACTCGCCCTCCTCGATGTCGAGTGTGATGTCGCGTAGCACCTCGAGCGTGCCCTTGGCGTGGGCGAAGCTTTTCGAGACGTGTTTGAGTTCGAGCAACGCCATGGGTCGGGTGGGTCGGGGTCACACATGATGCACAAAAATCAGTAGTCCAGTCTGTAGCGCTCTGTCGCGATGTCGTACAAGCGCCGCCAGATGAGCCGATTCAACATTATCACCACCGCGATCATCGAGAGCAGGCTCAGCAGGATCATCACGCCGTTGCCGGTCTTGTACGTGGCGGCATCGAGGAGCGCGCCGAGTCCGAGCACTTCGTAGGTGTGTCCCTGATAGACGAAATATTCGGAGAGG
This window contains:
- the selB gene encoding selenocysteine-specific translation elongation factor produces the protein MASVVTHAIIGTAGHIDHGKTALIKALTGQDTDRLKEEKERGISIDLGFAYLTLPDGARAGIVDVPGHERFIRNMLAGAHGIDLVLFAIAADDGVMPQSEEHLDILHLLGARRGIFVITKADVVDSARLTEVREEIELLADGTTLAAAPVIPVSSITGMGLDQLRTEIVRQLDGFQARRATGIFRLPLDRAFVIKGHGVVVTGTAMGAEVRLGQKLRVLPGGHEVRVRSIQVHSESVESAGLCQRVALNLTGAEKIDLARGDMLADERLDFATSRFDAWLELRPAAKRALKSNTRVRLFIATAETIARVMVRDEAGSIAPKSAGLAQLIPDSPVVALAGDRFVIRDETNSRTIGGGVVLNPLARRVRKPRDLAPLNVLRENLLRRSEQHLPAQPRPPSDASPAFLRERSPKRVSDEAGEGAGSPATSSSPRDAPAIPAASAAALDALLDLQDAFALSGSRIATLMNIPVKEAEAALKDPRFIKLSIGDEEGFTTRAKWDQLKQFTLAALATHHQGEPLSPGLDMESLRTRLPYEIASRAFRPLIDRLSRETDIVREESVLRLKSHRVQLGGDAGKLGAHLEELLSKAEFQPPELKQIAEILKLTPSDLPRLRTVLTAMEREGRVIKVATDLYFSRAAAESARAKLLEHLKTHPEITAASFRDLLGASRKFSIALLDYFDHAGVTTRVGDVRRLRSLPSSEPKP
- a CDS encoding limonene-1,2-epoxide hydrolase family protein, with protein sequence MATDAEKVVTDFCNAWPRKNIDELLGFFTEDAVYHNIPTEPARGKAAIRATINTFLPGAKSIEFKILKCASNGNVVFNERLDMFDLGAKKITLPVTGVFEVSGGKISAWRDYFDMAMYTKQMA
- a CDS encoding AAA-associated domain-containing protein produces the protein MPSAAITPVPDCGMTWVFGLLELLDDRGGREDGYKIARDLNFKFGDLLKVMKAAEILGFVSTPVGDVVLEPLGRAVLDAAMNQRKIIVRERLKQHGLFSYFIRLLHGQEDRSLSKEIVLEHLAMLLPTEKPERQFSTIVNWGRFAELFGYNKDEDRFYLDNE
- a CDS encoding ABC transporter ATP-binding protein, with protein sequence MALLELKHVSKSFAHAKGTLEVLRDITLDIEEGEFIAIVGPSGCGKSTLLRIINGIVPQTSGQVLYKGKQVDGINLECALVFQSFALMPWLSVKANVELGLEAQGLSLVEREKRASIYIDKVGLDGFEEAYPRELSGGMKQRVGFARALAVEPKVLLMDEPFSALDALTAITLREEMLDIWQSPDMPVKNIILVTHIIEEAIELADRIIVLASGPGRLAGDLKVDLPRPRDRRAESFNLWTDKVFSLIEERG